In the Chiloscyllium plagiosum isolate BGI_BamShark_2017 chromosome 15, ASM401019v2, whole genome shotgun sequence genome, one interval contains:
- the LOC122557420 gene encoding high mobility group protein B3-like — protein sequence MAKRDPKKPRGKMSSYAYFVQTCREEHKKKSPDIPVNFSEFSKRCSERWKTMSSKEKAKFEELAKVDKARYDREMKNYVPAKGSKKKKKDPNAPKRPPSGFFLFCSEHRPKIKAVSPGLSIGDVAKKLGELWNACSEEEKKPFISKACKLKEKYDKDVADYRAKGKVDSAKKPPAKKEAYCDDDDDDEEEDEEEEEEDEEDDDD from the exons ATGGCAAAGCGTGACCCGAAGAAGCCAAGAGGCAAGATGTCCTCTTATGCGTATTTTGTTCAGACTTGCCGTGAAGAACACAAGAAGAAAAGCCCTGATATTCCAGTTAATTTCTCGGAATTCTCTAAAAGATGTTCTGAAAGATGGAAG ACAATGTCCAGCAAAGAGAAGGCCAAATTTGAAGAACTGGCCAAAGTAGACAAGGCACGTTATGACCGAGAAATGAAAAATTACGTGCCAGCTAAAGGTagcaagaagaagaagaaggaccCCAATGCGCCAAAAAGGCCTCC CTCTGGGTTCTTCTTGTTTTGCTCGGAGCATCGACCAAAAATCAAAGCTGTCAGTCCTGGCTTATCTATTGGTGATGTAGCAAAGAAGCTTGGCGAACTGTGGAATGCATGCAGTGAAGAAGAGAAGAAGCCATTCATTAGCAAAGCTTGTAAGCTGAAGGAGAAATATGATAAG gatGTTGCTGATTATCGTGCCAAAGGCAAGGTGGATAGTGCAAAGAAGCCCCCTGCCAAGAAGGAGGCATATTGTGATGACGACGATGATGATGAGGAAGAAgatgaggaggaagaggaggaggatgaaGAAGATGATGATGATTAA